The following DNA comes from Microbacterium foliorum.
CGCGAGACGACACAGCCTCGTGGCCGTCGCGCGCGGCCACGGCGAGCAGCGCCTCGGCGATCTGCCGGCGGCGCTCATCGTGATCGACGACACGGGGCACCCGCCCATCCTGCCGTATCGCATGCGGGTCTAGCTATTTTGAGCGACTGATCAATATAATCCGAGTCGTGGATCACATCCTCCCTGCAGCATCGTGGCTGATGGCGCTCGCCGCCGTCGTCTCGGCAGCGGCGTGCGTGGCCGCCTGGCCTGCGGTCCCGTGGCAGGGGAGGCAGACGTCGCTGATCATGGCGGCGGCGATGGTCGTGATGGCGGTCACCGATGGAGACGCGCTGAGCGGCCTGGTGCTCGGGATCGTCCTGCTCGTGTCTGCGATGCTCGGCACCGTCGGTGTGCGGGGCACTCCGTCTGCGGCGTCGTGCTGTCACCGCGCTCTGGTGTCTCTCGTGATGGCCGTGTGTGCGTTCGAGAACGCGTCGACGGGCGAAGCGTCGGCGGTCGGTGCTCGCGGGCACGGCGGGCATGGGCTCGACGGGATGCTCTCGGCACTCGTGGTGGTCGGCGTCGTCGGCCTGGTGCTCTGGACGCTCGTCGCCGAGTGCATGCGCGCGCGGAGTCCGCGCTCGCGGACTGCCCGCCTGCTCGCGGTCGAGTCGTGGGCGATGGCTGCCGGGGTCACCGCGATGTGCGTCGGCTTCTGAGGCTGCGGTGGCTGGGCGACGTGCGCGGTGGACAGACGTTCTCGGCGCTATTCCGACCGAGTGTCAGTGCGCGCCACCGAATTCGATCAGCACGACGCCCAGCGCGATCAGGGCGACGCCGATCGCCATCAGCACCGAGAAGTGGTCCTTGAAGATCACGCGGCCGAGGATCGCCGTGATCGCGACACCGGCCGCTGACCACACCCCGTAGGCGACGCCCACGGGCATGCCCATGGCGAGGATCGTCCCGAGCAGGGTGAAGGCGGCGAGGTAGCCGACGACGATCACGGGGATCCACCTCCGGCGACGGAGGCCCTCGGACGCGCGCAGGCTGAGGGTCGCGGTCACCTCGCTCGCGATCGCGAGGGCGAGGAGCAGCCAGGTCATGCTCCGACCTCCGCGGATTGCTCGCGCTTGTGCGACCCGAGCTCGACGAGCAGCACGCCGAGCACGATCGCACCGATACCGACGATCTGCACCGACCCGAGAAGCTCGTCGAACAGCACCGTGCCCATCACGGCGGTGAGAACGACGCCGATCGCCGCCCAGATGCCGTAGGCCACGCCCACCGGCATCCCGCGATCCAGCACGATCGACAGCAGCCAGAGCGAGCCGGTGTATCCGACGACCACCGGAATGAGCCACAGCGGATGAGTGACGCCCTCGGCGGCGCGCAACGACAGCGTGGCCGTGACCTCGAGGGCGATCGCGATCAGCAGCGGTGGCCACGGCGACGGGCGGGAGGGGGCGGTCATCTGGAGCCTTTCGAGGCGGGGAATCCCCGGGGGACAACGCGTCGGATGCTCGCAGGATTCCCTGTCGCGCAGGTGAACGACGGTCGCGAAGCCGCGATTTCAGAACCCCGCAGCGCGACGCGTACCCTGGAGACATCCCCCGAAGCTCACCCGGCAATCTTGCGCGCCGGCGACCTCGGCGCGCTCACACATGCAAGGACGCAGATGAACGTAACCGCCGCACCCCATGACGACTGGACGGCGAGAGAAGAGCTGGCCGAGCGGATGATCCCGCTCATCGGCGCCCTCAAGCGCGAACGCGACGTGGTCACCTCCCTCCACGGCCACCGGCTGCTCGGGCTGTCAGCCACCGGCATCGTCGAGGTGCACGACAGAGTGGCTCAGCTCGGGCACGAACGGCTGGCGGTCGATGAGACCCTCGCGGTGCTCGAGGGGGTTCATGAGCTCGCTCCCGGCGCCTCGTCGCTCGACCTCGCTCGGCTCGCCGCAGGTCACGCCGAGAGTGACCTGCCGCTCGACGCCTATCTGACCGAAGCCCTCGCACCGGCGGTGGGTGCGGTCGCCGCCGCGCCCACCGACGTCGTGCTCTACGGCTTCGGACGCATCGGGCGACTGCTCGCCCGCATCCTCATCGCGCACAACGGCGGTGGCAGCGGTCTGCGGCTGCGGGCCATCGTCGTGCGCCGCGGCTCGGAGAACGACCTCGTCAAGCGCGCGTCGCTGCTGCTGCGCGACTCGGTGCACGGCCGCTTCGCCGGCTCCGTCACGGTCGATGAGGAGGCCGAGCAGATCATCGCGAACGGCACCCGTATCCACGTGATCTACTCCGACGACCCCGCGACGATCGACTACACGGCATACGGCATCCACGACGCGATCGTCGTCGACAACACCGGGCGCTGGCGCGACGAGGCCGGTCTCAGCCGCCACCTCGAATCCACGGGCGCCGCACGCGTGCTGCTCACCGCCCCGGGCAAGGGTGCGCTGAAGAACATCGTGCACGGCATCAACGACAGCACGATCGAGCCCGACGACCGCATCATCACGGCAGCGTCGTGCACCACGAATGCGATCACGCCCGTGCTCAAGGCGATCGACGAGGCCTACGGCATCGTGCGCGGCCACGTCGAGACGGTGCACTCGTTCACCAACGACCAGAACCTGATCGACAACTTCCACAGCGGCGACCGGCGCGGGCGCTCGGCCGTGCTGAACATGGTGATCACCGAGACGGGCGCGGCCAAAGCCGTGGCGCGGGCGCTGCCCGAGCTCGAGGGCAAGCTCACCGGCTCGGCGATCCGCGTGCCGACCCCCGACGTGTCACTGGCCGTGCTGCATCTCAGTCTCGAACGGCCGGCGGTCAAGGACGAACTCAACGACTACCTGCGCCGTGTCTCGTTGCACTCGAAGCTGCGCCAGCAGATCGACTACGTCGAGAGCCCGGAGGTCGTGTCGACGGACTTCGTCGGCTCGCACCGCGCCGGCATCGTCGACGGTCTCGCGACCATCGCGAACGACCGCGATGTCGTGCTGTACGTCTGGTACGACAACGAGTACGGATACTCGTGCCAGGTGATCCGCGTGCTCGAGGTCATGGCCGGCTCGCATCCGATCGTGCTCCCGGTGCGTCGAGAGGTGACGCTGCACGGCTGAGTGCGCTGTCGGTCGCACCGGGCATGATGAGGGCATGAAGCCCGCATCCCTGTTGTCCGAGCGGTTGCGCTCGCATCGGCTCACGGCCCCGGCGCGCTCGGTGGCCGATGCCGCGGCCCACATGCTGGCGGTGCAGAGCCAGGATTTCATCGCGGGACGGTGGGCGCTCGCTGCGCGCACACGCAACGAGCCGGCGCTGCGCCTCATCGATCGTGCCTTCGACAGGGGAGACCTGGTGCGGGCGTGGACCATGCGTGGAACGCTGCACATCATTCCGGCGCGCGATCTGCGCTGGGTGCTGTCGGTGACCGGCGTCCGGCAGCGCCAGCAGGCGGCAGGCAGGCGACGCGATCTCGGCATCGACGGGGCGATGGTCGACGCGGCCGTGGCGGCAGTGGTGCCGCGGCTGCGGGACGGCGGCCTCACGCGCTCCGAGATGTTCGAGGTCTTCTCCGGCATCGGCATCGACCCGGGCGGGCAACGGGGCATCCACCTGCTGAGCGAACTGACCCTCGACGGCCTGATCTGTCAGGGGCCGGTCGTCACGCGAGAGGGGGTGAGCCGCGAGCAGCGCTTCGTCCTCGTCGACCAGCACATCCGTGAGCACGCGGCCCCGCCCGACCCACTCGCCGAGCTCTTCGTCCGCTACGTCGACGGGCACGGTCCGACGGGAGTCACAGACTTCGCCTGGTGGTCGGGTCTCACGCTCGGTCAGTCCCGAGAAGCGCGGGACCGAGCTGTGGGCAGGGTGGTCGAGATCGAGGAGGGCGTGTACGTGTCGGGCGCCCGTCCGCGGCGCTCGTCGTCTGCCGCCGCAGTGCTCGCGCTCGGCGCCTTCGACGAGTACTACATCTCGTATGCCGACCGCACGGCGGTCTGCGCTCCCGAGCATCTCGCTCTGGTCGGGCCGGGCAAGAACGGCATGGTGCGTGCGACGCTCATCGCCGACGGTCGGGTGATCGGATGCTGGACGCACGCGAGCGCCTCGCTCGGGGCAGCCCCCGAACTCTTCGTGCCGGATGCCGACGACGGAGCGGTGCGCAGCGCTCTCGCGCGGTTCACCCGCTTCCTCGACGGCTGAGCGGGCGCCCGGCTCACTCGCTCGCGTGTCGCCCGAGGAAGTTGTAGACCTCGTTGTCGTCGACGCCGGGGAACGCACCGCGGGGGAGCGGCGAGAACATGTGCGTGTGCACGCGGGCGCTCGGCCAGGCCTTTCCGCTCCACCGATCGGTGAGGTCGGCCGAGGGCCGGCGGCAGCATGCCTCATCCGGGCAGGTCGAGACGGCGCGGTCGGCGGTCTCGCGTCCGCGCCACCACCGGGCGTCATCGAAGGGCACGCCCACTGTGATCGAGAACTCGCCGTCGGTCGAGACGCCGGTCTGCGTCGAGCACCAGAACGTGCCGGAGGGCGTGTCGGTGTACTGGTGGTGCTCGTTCGTGCGGTTCTGCTGCGTGAAGGCGGCCCTCGCCTGGAACTTGCGGCACACCCGTTGGCCCTCGACAGCGCCCGTGACATCCATCGGCAGGGGCAGGTCGTCGTTCTCGTAGACGCGCGTGATCGCGCCGGTGGCGTCGACGCGGAGGAAGTGCAGTGACATCCCCACGTGTTGCGTGAGCAGGTTCGTCATGCGCATTCCGGCCGCCTCGTGGGTCACGCCGAACGCATCGCGGAAGTCCTCGACCGCGAGGTTGCGATCCTTCTTCGCTTGCTGCAGGAAGGCGACCGAGGCTGTCTCGGGCATCAGGCACGAGGCGGCGAAGTAGTTGATCTCGAGCCGCTGCTGCAGGAAGTCGGCATAGTCGGTCGGGGGAGTGTGCCCGAGCAGACGGTGCGCCATGGCCTGGAGCGCCATGGATCGCAGGCCGTGCCCTCCGGGGATCGACGCCGGCGGCAGGTAGATCCGCCCGTTCTCGAGGTCGGTGACCGAGCGGGTCGAGTGCGGCAGGTCGTTGACGTAGATCAGCTCGAAACCGAGCTTCTCGGCCATGATGCTCACCGTGCGGTGCGTGAGCGCTCCCTGCACGTGCCCAGCAGACCGCAGCTGCTTCTCGGCGAGTTTCTCGATGTCTGCGAGGTAGTTGTTCTGCGCACGCATCCGCAGGCGCAGCTCGGTGTTCGCCCGCCTGGCCTCTTCGGGGGTCGCGATCGCCTCTCGCTCCCGTCGCTGCAGTTCGCGGTGCAGGCCGAGCATCGACTCGATGGTCTCGTCGCTCATCCCCTTCGTGACGCGCACCGGGGCGATGCCGAGCTGTCGGAACACCGGGCTCTCCTGCGCGCGTTCGAGTTCGATCTCGAGAGCGGCGCGTCGGTTCGGCGGCTCGCCGGAGATGAGATCGGTGACCTCGGTGCCCGTGGCCAGCGCGATGGCCTGCAGCAGCGAGAGCTTCGGCTCGCGCTTGCCGTTCTCGATCAGGCTCAGCTGCGAACCGGCGACGCCGACGAGCGCGCCCAGCTCATCGAGTGTGAAGCCCTTCTCGAGTCGGTGGTGCCTGATGCGGTGGCCGAGGGTCGCGAGGTGGATGCCGGAAGGAGCCATTCCTTGATTATAGCTAAAGAATCCTGATTCTTATCGAACGAAATGGCCGAAAGTCGAGGGGTAACCGGAAGAAGATGGAGGAAACGCCCCTCACTTCAAAGGAGTAGTCATGGCGATCGCCGAAGTCTTCACCCCCCGAGCATCATCAGTCGCACCTGTGCGCACCTTCGGGACGGCTCCGACGTATGACACCCCTGCGATGGCAGAGCTCGCGGCATGGGTCGACGAGATCGCCGCTCTCACGCAGCCGGCGTCGATCCACTGGGTCGACGGCTCGCGCGCCGAGAACGACTGGCTGCTGCGAGGG
Coding sequences within:
- a CDS encoding DMT family transporter; amino-acid sequence: MTAPSRPSPWPPLLIAIALEVTATLSLRAAEGVTHPLWLIPVVVGYTGSLWLLSIVLDRGMPVGVAYGIWAAIGVVLTAVMGTVLFDELLGSVQIVGIGAIVLGVLLVELGSHKREQSAEVGA
- a CDS encoding XRE family transcriptional regulator; protein product: MAPSGIHLATLGHRIRHHRLEKGFTLDELGALVGVAGSQLSLIENGKREPKLSLLQAIALATGTEVTDLISGEPPNRRAALEIELERAQESPVFRQLGIAPVRVTKGMSDETIESMLGLHRELQRREREAIATPEEARRANTELRLRMRAQNNYLADIEKLAEKQLRSAGHVQGALTHRTVSIMAEKLGFELIYVNDLPHSTRSVTDLENGRIYLPPASIPGGHGLRSMALQAMAHRLLGHTPPTDYADFLQQRLEINYFAASCLMPETASVAFLQQAKKDRNLAVEDFRDAFGVTHEAAGMRMTNLLTQHVGMSLHFLRVDATGAITRVYENDDLPLPMDVTGAVEGQRVCRKFQARAAFTQQNRTNEHHQYTDTPSGTFWCSTQTGVSTDGEFSITVGVPFDDARWWRGRETADRAVSTCPDEACCRRPSADLTDRWSGKAWPSARVHTHMFSPLPRGAFPGVDDNEVYNFLGRHASE
- a CDS encoding glyceraldehyde-3-phosphate dehydrogenase; the encoded protein is MNVTAAPHDDWTAREELAERMIPLIGALKRERDVVTSLHGHRLLGLSATGIVEVHDRVAQLGHERLAVDETLAVLEGVHELAPGASSLDLARLAAGHAESDLPLDAYLTEALAPAVGAVAAAPTDVVLYGFGRIGRLLARILIAHNGGGSGLRLRAIVVRRGSENDLVKRASLLLRDSVHGRFAGSVTVDEEAEQIIANGTRIHVIYSDDPATIDYTAYGIHDAIVVDNTGRWRDEAGLSRHLESTGAARVLLTAPGKGALKNIVHGINDSTIEPDDRIITAASCTTNAITPVLKAIDEAYGIVRGHVETVHSFTNDQNLIDNFHSGDRRGRSAVLNMVITETGAAKAVARALPELEGKLTGSAIRVPTPDVSLAVLHLSLERPAVKDELNDYLRRVSLHSKLRQQIDYVESPEVVSTDFVGSHRAGIVDGLATIANDRDVVLYVWYDNEYGYSCQVIRVLEVMAGSHPIVLPVRREVTLHG
- a CDS encoding DMT family transporter — encoded protein: MTWLLLALAIASEVTATLSLRASEGLRRRRWIPVIVVGYLAAFTLLGTILAMGMPVGVAYGVWSAAGVAITAILGRVIFKDHFSVLMAIGVALIALGVVLIEFGGAH
- a CDS encoding winged helix DNA-binding domain-containing protein, which codes for MKPASLLSERLRSHRLTAPARSVADAAAHMLAVQSQDFIAGRWALAARTRNEPALRLIDRAFDRGDLVRAWTMRGTLHIIPARDLRWVLSVTGVRQRQQAAGRRRDLGIDGAMVDAAVAAVVPRLRDGGLTRSEMFEVFSGIGIDPGGQRGIHLLSELTLDGLICQGPVVTREGVSREQRFVLVDQHIREHAAPPDPLAELFVRYVDGHGPTGVTDFAWWSGLTLGQSREARDRAVGRVVEIEEGVYVSGARPRRSSSAAAVLALGAFDEYYISYADRTAVCAPEHLALVGPGKNGMVRATLIADGRVIGCWTHASASLGAAPELFVPDADDGAVRSALARFTRFLDG